A segment of the Triticum urartu cultivar G1812 chromosome 1, Tu2.1, whole genome shotgun sequence genome:
AGCTACAGTCTCCAGATCCAGTACAGAGGCAGAATATAAGGCTCTAGCAAATGCCACAGCTGAAATTCTATGGGTTCAGTCCATACTAAAGGAACTTGGTATAAAGAGTAAACAAGCTCCTTGTATATGGTGTGATAATCTTGGTGCTACCTATCTTTCAACTAATCCAGTGTTTCATGCAAAGACTAAACACATTGAGATAGACTTTCATTTTGTCAGAGAAAGAGTTGCTCAGAAGCAACTTGACATTCGTTTTGTGCATTCCCGTGAGCAAATTGCAGATGTGTTCACAAAGGCATTGCCTGTCAAGAGCTTTGAAAACTTCAAGTATAATCTTAACTTAATGCAGTTGtgattaagggagggtgttaaAAATGCAACATGTTACATTATGTGACCGACGCATCTCATAggagatactccctccgtttcgaattactcgtcgtagaaatggatgtatctagatgtattttagttttagatacattcATTTCCGCGACGAATAATtcggaacgaagggagtagttgAGATAGTTAGGTTGTTAGAGTCTTATGTTTATCTCATATAACCTTTTATCTCTATCTCCATTCTTGATCTTCAAGCTTGTAATCCAAACTGCATGTATGCGCTGTTAAGGGAGGTGCGCCCCCATCTATTTAACACGAACCCGTCGGCCTGAGCGAGGCAAGATGTTTCGCTAGTTCGCACATTGATCACTCAGTGTTTACTTGCAAGGCATCGCTTACTTTCAGTCAGAAAATGGGTCGACACATCCACCTGTTTAATTATGTCACGAGAAGTTCTACTCCATGCAATAATTCTTCTGATGAGCAATTTTACTTGGATATCTTTATCTCCTCCGTTTAGCCGCGACAATTCTTTCGTGGTATAAGTTGGATGCCTGATAGCAAAAGAAGAAAAACAACTCCAGGCTTAGCTGTGGAAAAATTAGTATTAGATCTGTTGTAACAAGGTATGGAAAATTAGTTTTGTAATTCACGACACTTTTCGTTGTCTGACTCCGAACAATCGACCGTTCTACTCTGAGATCTTATCCCTGATGAATTATGTCCCTGATGTCCTTTAGCCATGGAAAAATTAGTATTAGATCTTATCCCTGATGTCCTTTATTTCGCACCGAAAAACATATTCATGTCCCTAATGAATTATCAGTATTTCTTTTGAACTGTTTTTCTAGATATTTGAACTGTTTTTCTAGAACAGTATTCATCCACTTTTTCTAAAACTGTTTTTCTAGCTAGAACAGTATTCATCTACCTTTTGAACTGTTTTCTAGAAGTGTTTTTCTAAACCTGTTTTTCTAGATCAGGATGAAACAGACATGTCACACATCTCGATCAACACCAGAATCGTGGACCAGGATGAAACAGACACACCACACATTTGATGAGACACCAGATCTACCATCACTGATATTGAGCGTACCTCGGCCGCCAATGAAAGACGATGGATACCCGCAGGAGTTTATCTGTTGCGTGGATGCGAAGCGTGGGGTTGCCTATTGCGCGGGGCCACATGACAACATAGCACATGCCATCCTTCAATGATGGTCACTTCGTCCAAGCCATCCCAATCGCGGGCTCCATCTTCCTCACCACCCCATTGTACATGTATCGAAGGGACTACGAAGATCGAGATGGGGACACCAAACAGAAGGCCGGCTCTGACCGAATTAGACTACAATAGATCCACCCGACCACTGCCCTATTAGCCCCAAGACCTGGACCACGAAGATGCGAAAAAGGCATCACGCCACCGGCCAATCAGAATCCCCCCGACCGAATAGGCCGAGATCCCCATACTTCTAGATTTGTTTTCCTTTTGCAATTAGAGCTATTTTTTAATGCGATTATCATCTATACCTAGTAATAAAGGAATGTGTGCTTCTGCCCATTAGTCGCTTTTTTTCGAAAACCCTGATGTTTCCGGCAATCAACCCGGAGTCCATGTTAAAGTGAGTCTAGAAAACATTTCGCTTTTCTGTCGAGAATCCCTCGCTTTTTTTCCTGGTAATTCATCTGTAGTCCAGTTTTAAGTGAGGTCAGGAAAATGTCTCACTTTTGCAGAGAACCACATGTTGTTTCTAGTAATCAACCCGTAGTCCATATCAAATGCTTTTCAAAAATATTCATATCTTTTAAACCCTAAATTCAattttaacatgttatatatggaATTTGATTAAAAAATGTCTAGAATCTTAATATGATGTTATTTTACCTGTCACCATTTAAAAAAAGCTATTTAGGATGCAACGTTAATCAATAGTGCATGATCCCTCTTTCTTTCGTACCAGTGCCAATCTGGAGATGAAAGAAACCATCTATAATCACGCATGCATGCCGCGGCAAAAATTCACAGGGAAAAAAGAAAGCAGATTTCTCATCTTATGCCAAAAGAAAGACGTCTTAGGACTAACCACATTCAAATGCGTTGTGATTGTGTGAGCACTGACCATCGTCGATAAaggtgagaaggaggataagtGATAAACACATATGGAAGGGCTCCCCTATGTCTCACTTCAAGCAAGATAGAGCATCCGCTCATTGAAGGGACGTGGGAATTGGCCGACCGAGTTGCATTGTCCGTGCATTTCGGATTTCATTCGTTTGTTTCCTTAGTCCCTTCTTCGATTTCGATTTCgttttctctttttatttttgttatatTTGCATAGAAACtttaaaaaatatttaaaaaacttatgtttgaaaaaatgtttGTGAAACTTAAAAAAACTGCTGATAGCACTTGGAAAAAAATGTTTCAAGATGTATTTGAAATAACAAATAACACATATTCAAACAAGAAATGTTCAAAAACATGTGTTTGAAAAAAATGGTaatcatgtattcaaaaaatgttaaatgtgttaAAAAATGCTTCTAATGTATATGAAAAACTTACAACATGTATGAAAATGGTAGACATCAAAACATAAATATGAACAAAAATGCTAATATATTACTTAAATAATATTAAAGGCTTATAAAAAATGTTCTAGATGTATACCAAAAATATAGAAAGTGTATTAAAAATTGTACATAAAAAAATAAATTTATAATATGTCAATCATGcaaaaaaaatgttaatcatatATTTCAAAAATGTTAAAACATGTATTAATTTATTTTCCTAATATATAACAGAAATATACAATGTTAATGAAAAAATTAGTCACCAAACATGCATTTTTttaaatgttaatcatgtatacaaaaaatattcatgatgTACACGAAAAATATACAAATATCTGTGAAAAAACTAGACATGTGTTGAAGAATAAAAGAGAAAGATGGTGAAAACTGAAGAAACAGAAGAAAGAAGCAAAGATAAATGGAAACAACCAATGAAAACCaagaaaacaaacaaacaaagAAAAGCCAAAAAACCTAAGAAAAACCAAGAGAGTaataaagaaaaaagaaaaaggaattATCAGAGAAAAACCGGTAAAAAATTAAACCAAttaaaaaacaaagaaaaatagaaaactgAAGGAAATCAGTGAAGAAACCGTAAAAATCCGGAGAAGAAACAAAGAACCAAAATGGGAAAAAAGAGAAtagaaaaaaaaacaaagaaaaccgCAGCGGATACAACCAGCAAACAAACGAACGCACAACCAAGGAACGATTCCGCGCTGCCCAGCACCAGGTCCGGTGAATTTTCATTTCAAAAAAAAAGCagagttggttaggtggacagtggtattcCCAACCCACCAGAGTTCAAAttctggtgctcgcattattcctgaatttatttcaggatttccggcgatgcgctttcagtgggaggagacgttcccgtcgacgacgaggtgcctacggtgatttcgtaaatctcaagatgatatgccggctcagtctctaagaggtgctcataggggtagagtgtatgtgtgtgcgttcataggggtaagtgtatgcgcgtgtatatgaacGCTTGTGTCTATACTGATGCTAAAAAAAGGTCCGGTGAGGTTTTTGGCGGGAAAATGGTGACGTCCGAGGTCCAGCCAGTTGTGCGATGGTACGGCTGTTCATAATGCAGAACTCGGTCCATGCACCAATCCTCAACCTATCTAACTGACGTGCGGGCCCGGTGAGCCCTCACGGTGTAGTAGCCAGTGGAACAACTTCACGCTGCTTTCCGTCCTGCCACCTCCCTGGTATCTATCTATGCTGCGTGCACCCACTCCATGTGCACCGAGCCACTTTCCCCTCCACCACCACAACGAAATCCCCACCTGCAGCCGCCGACCGGCGTCAGGACCGCGAGATGCCGCCCCGCCACCTCCTACGCCTCTCCGCCGCCGTCTCCGGCGgcctccgccgctccctcgccaccgccgcctcgcacCCGCCGTGGGCCGCGATGTGCCACTCGGCGTGGACCGTCGGGGCGCCGGGCGCGCAGGTGCGCCTCGCCGAGCCGCCGCGCGTCTCCGAGGTGTACGTCCCGGAGCAGCTCCTCAAGACCGGCCCCCTCCCCGACCCCGACGACGACTTCGTGCAAGGGCATGGCGGCGCCGTCTGCGCCGCGAGCGCcgacggcctcctcctcctcgtctacGCGGAGACGCGCCTGTTTGCCCGCATCGTCGCCAGGCAGGTCGGCCGCCCGCTGCGGCTGCCACCCCAAACCGACGCGCTCAAGAGCATCGACCCCGACCTCGTCCCCAGCGTCACGCGCTTCGTCCTCAACCCTCTCACGCGCCAGATAACCCGCCTCCCGGACCGCGTGACCAAGTTCGAGGTCTCCCCGCTTTTCAACCTCCGCATGGGCCTCCTCACCCAGGCCGATCGCGGCCACGGGCCGCCTGACAGGTTCGCCGTCGCCGAGCTGCAGGAGGGGGACCTCATGCTCCGGTTTCTCTCGGAAAAGGGCAGGTGGGAGAACGTGGCGATCTCGCCGTGCCACCTCCCGTCTGCGCGGCGAATGAAGATCGACCAGCCGGCGCTGGCGTTCGGCGGCCGCCTGTGGTGGGTCGACGTGACCTGGGGCGCAGTCTCCGCCGACCCCTTCACCGATCGGCCGGAGCTCTCCTTCATCGAGCTGCCGAGGGGCAGCGTGCTGCCTGCAAGGAGCCCGCTGCCTGAAGCCGAGGGCGAGGTGTCTTGGAGTGAGTACCGGCGCGTGGATGCAAGCCAAGGGCGGCTGCGGTACGTCGAGGTCTCTCGAAAGGAACCGTTTCTGCTCAGCTCCTTTGTGCTCGACAAGGATGCCACCGgctggacgctggagcaccgggTGGCGCTCAGCAAGCTCTGGGCGGATGGATGCCACCCATGGCTGCCCTTACCGGCGGGGAAGACGCCACAAATTGAGCTTCTTGACCCACTTGACGCCAATGTGGTGTACCTCACGCTTGACAAGAAACACGTTATCGTCGTGGACATGAACATGAAGATGGTGATTGGGAGTTATCTGTATGGAAATGACTTCTCTGTACCATGTGTTCTTCCTCCGTGGCTTGGATCGAGCCGGATCCCTTCTGCAGGTATATTATAttacatactccctccgtaaactaatataagagcgtttagatcactacttcagtattctaaacgctcttatattagtttagaGAGAGAGTACTTGTCAGCTATACTTTCAGTTTTAGGTGCATAATGCCTAAGGTGCTTTGTGGGTCATCTTCGGCACAATATATTTTGTTTATCCTAGTGTGGATCTGTTTTGATCATTATGTCAAAATCGTCCAATAGAGATAATGCTTGTCTCATGACCAGATGGCTAAAAATTTAGAGATACATCGTGTTTATTAACAATTATTTATGCACCATGTGTTTGGTAACAATTGGGATTGCAAAGCTCATATAGATCATGGGCACGGAGAAATTTTTGCATCTGTTGTCATTTCCTCCTGTTGTCCTGGCTATAAAGATGTTTCCTTTGAACATATTCACGGTAATGTAATTGATTTATACTTTGAATGGAAATTTTGCAAGGTTTTGGTTGCTTTGATGTTACACTGTGTGCTCTAAATTTTATCTCCATCTCTCTAACTTATGGATTTAAATCTGTTGTATCCTTTTAGTAACTCCTCTATACTGTTCAAGTGTTATCCTCTACGTAACTATTGTTGTGCTATTGGTTATTAATGCACTGCTGAATTCTTGGGAATCTGCTGTAGTTACCATGCCTTTTTTTTTTGCTATTTAATTCTTGTATGCAATTCACAGAAATCTATACTGTTGTAAACTTGTAATTCTGTTGTGCTAGTGTTGCTGTTTGTCAAATTCTTGTACATTGATCAAATTAACACTTTTCAGGTAAGGACACCGGGAAACACAAGACTCTGTAAGACGTGTTGGTTCGCTCAGACATCCAGTAGAAGAGACGAAGGTAGCAATTTACCAGCTGATGACTCTCGTCATTTCGTTTTAGCTGATACTTCTTTGTTGATCCATTGTTCGTGGTATCTCATCCACTCACCTATTTAGGATGCTGCATTCTTGTTACAAGCAGTATCTCTTACGCCATTCATGCAGTTTTATGGATTGAAAGCAAACGTCGTGCACATATTTGCCAATCACTACAATTCTTTTCAACTGCTTTTCTGTGTATTAGTTGTCCAACATCTGGCTATCACTAATACCAGTTTCTCGTTGGTTGTATTGTAATTGGTGTTTCTACGCAACTAGTAATATTTGCTGGCTAAAACTAGAAACACACCTACTCCATAGAATGGTTTTTATGTGCTACCTGAACTTGTTCGTCCATTCACTTTTGTGTGTGTGAAGGATTCCATTCATATATATTATTGTGGCAGCGACTTGTCAGGCTGCCAAATTACCGGTCCCTGTGTTAGCATGAACTTATAcatccctccatctaggtgtattAGTGTCTCTGAACTGCAAGGCATAAAGGATGCCTAGCCTTGTTCGTCCGGTCACCACTGTATTAGAACCATGaagtgtatatatatatatatatatatctagccttgtcatcatgatcaccattgtctcTACTTTTTCCTAAAACGGTATGACCAACTGATTAAATCCTGAAACTGAAGCTTGATCTTTATTAAAATTGATCGTGGTGTACTTTTCAGCTGCAATCAAGTCTTGGATAGAAAATAAACGTGTTTGGACGATAACTCACTGTTTTGTATCAATTTGAGAAATAGATATTGATGGGGTTGTAGTAGcgtgtctgttttctgaatttcttCTCCATATCACTCATTCTCTTGACGTGTCTGTTCAAATGTCCCTAATGTTCTAATTTTATTTTTCATGTTTCTTAAAACTAACAGGTGGTGGTGTCTAATCCTTGATGGTGGGGTCTCATTTTGGGGGAAATCTGGAGAAGTCTTGGTTTGATGGAGTTTTGCTATCAACTTACTGTATCTCATCGAGGGAAAACTTGGAGAATTTGCAGACTATGGGTTCACAACAGAGCATTGCAGTCAAATTGCTAAATCAGTCAGCAAGTAACGGGCATGAGCATCGTGTATGTCGTGTTTTACTAGCTAGAAAATACATTCCTAGAAAGGATTGGTGCTTGGACATGTTACTCTTGTGCGATATCATATTTACATGAGCTCTTTTACAGTGATTGGGGACTTACGATTTATAATTTCATGTAACTCCACCTCTGATTATTTCTAGCCATTGGATCTGGGAAaattattttaagatttatttttTTCTAAAAGGGTATAATAGTACTTGAGTCGCTCGTCCGTTTCCGTTCCTCACGGCATGTTCAGAGGCCGTCCCCACGCACGAATGAATCGGTTTCTCCGCATAGCCGCCGCACATCCCGCTCGTAGACGGGTAGCTTGGTGCGCCGTTTAGATCATCCCCACGCGGCGACCCCGATCCAAAAGAGAAGCGGCAGTCCGCGACCTTGTTGTCACTCCTCCGCCAAGGTTCCGGCCGGTCGTGGCGCATCCAATCCGCGTGCCGGCCGGCCCTGTACGCCATCATCGGGAACTTCGTCGCCAAGGCGTGGAACGGCTCCGGCCTCTTCCCTGACCCCTGCGGCCAGACCGCCATCCAGGTTCCTCTCCCCCACAACCCCTTTTTCTTTACCTCGTCTTCAGCTCTTGATTGATTTATGTTGGCTTCAACTTTGAGTAATGGAGGATTGGAAAACACCAAAATTTGTTCTTTTTTCAGGAATTAATCAATCCCCAGTTCAGTTCCTGCTCTACATTTTCATGTTTTGGGATTCAGTATAAATCGTTGCTCACAAGGATTGCTTGCACGTCTAATTAATGGAACTGCTGCTCTACACCATACGTCGGATACCCTACTGCCTTAGTCAGCGCCGCCGGCGACCTTCCCGCACACTAAAGGTAGGTGCATACATGTTGTGTAGGAGATGATGGCAGCAAACTTTCAGCTACAAGGGGTTTCGTGGTAGGGAACTATTGCGGTTGTGGTCCTATTATCAAGTTGTAATCCCAGCTGAATAGTATTTTATTCTCTGTAACTAATCATGTTTTTGTGGTATAGGATGATGGAAACAGTCCCGATTGTGTGGGCATATGCATATGGTTCGTGTACATAACAGTCTGAACTGGCCTTGCCATCGATCTAATCTACAACTTTTGTATCATGCGCTGTTAGGTACTGCTATTTTTGTGGTAGTATTATTTTCTTCAAGTATTCCATTCTCTGTAACAAATTCTGCTAGTGATTACAGTTTACTTGCCATGAAGCCTGAGCAGTGCATCTATATCCTTCATATAATAGCTTATTTAATCATGCTTTCTACAAATTTTAGTGCTCAAAGATAATAAGACTGGACCTTGAAAGTGGGTAGAGAGCAAATGAAATTTTGCCATCAGAATGTGATACTTCAGTACAAACGTCCTTTAATGATGTTTGCTGTTCTTAGGGAATGGGGATCTATCTTTCGTTTAAAATATCTACTCCTATTGATTTGTATTGAGTGGAACTTAGTAGAGTTGGACTTCACGGATTTACAAGGTTGCTGCCTCATTTATTTAGGAAAATGTTACTAATACTTCTGACCAAAAGTAGGACGAATGTTCTGTGTGGGCGTCCATGATGGACGTTGCAGTGCAGGGCCTTGTTTCAACGGCGGCATTTTGAGGTCATGTACATATGAAGATTGGAAATAGTGTTGGTGATGTGGAAACTGATCTGAATGGGATGTATTTGGGATCATACCAGGTTTCCCTGCTACTATCTCTACAGAGATGGGCGAGTGACGCCGCAGTTTCTTGTTCTTGCAGATGCATTATTGGATCATTTCTTCTGACTATAGCAAATGCCTAATCTTACGGTTATATGAGCAGCATTGTTCTGATGAACTAGGCCGTGTGGTTTTCCATCCATGTAGCTTGATTGTATTCTTCAAATGTGGCAGAGTAACGAGTTGGCATTTTTTTGTGGGTTTGTGTGTGTGTATTGGGGGTTGTATTGCTCGCCTTGTGGTTTACAGAAATTTAGACGGGCGCATGACCTTGTTGGGCGTTGTATTGCTGGGGCTCCTGAAGATTCATAAAGTTGGGGTTGCTAGATTGCACGCCTATTCTTGTCATTGCCTCGTTATATATTTTGCTGGTGCATAATACAATGAGATCACAATTCCGCTAAGCAAAGAATAATGTTTGGTGGGTAAGTACAATTCTGTCATAGATTTGATCCCTGTTCTGCGAAAGAAAAACATTCCAAAATTGTAAAGTAAATGTCACTAAGGATACCCTTCGTCCCGACATGAGTGAAAACACACGGAAGTACGTACCGATGTTAGTCATTCGGGCCCACAAGTAATGATCTTAGTCGGCTGGACCTACAAGTACCGGTCTTACTCGTTTGGGCTCACTAGTATCAATCTTAGTCATTTAGGCCCACACGTACTGATCTTAGTTGTTCGGGTCAACAAATGTCGATCTGAGTCATTCGGGTCGACAAGTACAGATCTTAGTAGATCAAGCCTACAAGAACTGACCTTAGTCCTTCTAGACCCACAAGCACCGATCTTAGTCGCCTGGACGACCCGTAGTGATAGTGTTGTGTCAAGACACACTGAAGTGCTAGTCGAGGGACCCGACGATCTACTCCGCTAGTTGTGTCGAGACTACTTGTTAAGGTAGTTGTGGGTCCGGATGACCAGTAATGCTAGTTGTCGGTCCAGACAACCCATGCTAGTAGTTCTGGGTTCGACGACCCTTAGTGCTAGTTATGGGATCAAACTACCAATAGTACTAGTTGTGGGTCTGGACGACCCATTGTGGTGGTTGTGGACCCGGACGGCCCATACTTGAAGTTCTAAGTTCAAACGACCTGTAGTAGTGATTGTATACCTGGACGACCCATACTTGTCGTTCTGGGTTCAAACGACGCATATGTAGTCGTGGGATCGAACTACCCATAGTGCTAATTGTGTGCCCACAAGTACCACTATGGGTTGGGCCACCAATACTACCTCGTGCTCCTTTACGTCGTCCGGACCACCAATGCCACTACTAGTTACTCTGGATCGTCCGGGCTAACAAATACCACTACGAATCACTCTGGGTCATGGGGCCCACACATACCACTACGAATCACTGGGAGTCGTCCTAGCTCACAAGTACCGATCATAGTCTTCTGAGGTCAAAAGTATCGTCCTTACTTCTCCGGGCACACAAGTACCGTTCTGAGTCGTCGAGACTCGGAAGTACCACTATGAGGCGTTCGGGCACACAAGTATGGATCTTACTCGTTCAAGCTCATAAGTATGGATCTTACTCGTTCGAGCTTACAAGTATCGATCTTAGTCGTTCGGGCCCATCTTAGGGTGCAGGGGGTGGAACAGGGAGTAGCATCCCCCCCTTGTCtattttggggtgggggtggtgCTGGTTCGCCGAAGAATTTCAAGGGGTTAGTACAtttagagggatggccggggcggctgCTGCACGGCGGTGGGGAGAGGttgatgggagggcggggcggcgaaAAGAACACCCCGCAATCAGGCACTTGTCTTCAGTCGTTCAACGTTCGCTAGTTCAGGCTTAGGGGATGTACCTCGGAGCATGCCTTGCTCACTTCAAGTATGAAACTCTGTTCTCATGTATGTTGATAGCGTTAGTCTGAACAAACACCACTTCAATTCGAGCATCATCGCAGAGATTTGATCCCTGTAAACATGCCATAATGCAATTTGTTTCACTCGATAAACATCATTGGTTCCTAGATTCCTGTCTGGACTCTAAAATTTATTGTACATGACATATGTTCGCAAGAAATGAAAGTAAACTACATGAAATGGATTGACCATAATCTGACAGCGTCCATGACATACAATACAAACTGTGAAACTCCCTTCAGTGACATTATAACATACATTATTATTCCCGTAAGTTGCCACTGGATCAAAAGCGTTCTCCAAGTATTTGAAACAAGAAGTTCAGCCTCTATACAAACTAGGAACTGATGGATAGTTATCAGCAAAAATATGGACCGGGGATTGCAGAATCGATGGAAGAAGCAGCTGTTGGTTCCTGCTTGCCTGTAATTTACTCATCCTTGAAAAACAGAGAATGGTTAGTAAAGCAATTTGAAAAAAGGAGAGTTTTGTTTCAAGAAGATTAACAACATGCACTCATCTTTTTTTGCTGCTAGCACATTTGGAAGATTGCAACAACGTGGCCTTCAAAGTTGATGACGACGTTGCTCCCCCTACGTTGTGACTTTTCTAAGATAATGTCAAGCTTTGAAATGCTCCTTTTTTTGCCAACTTATTTTTAATGTAAAGACGAATCAAATAAGCCTTGTAAATTCAGGCGGATGGAGTACATTGATTAGGATACATTAGTTATCCTTGAAGAAAGATGTCTACAAAAGTATGGATACTTACAAAAAGACATTCATCAAAACTGGTATTTGGCACTATAAGTGAAAGACATTTAATACTTCGGTAGAACTCGACATGTGGCTATGATACAAATTTTTTTGGGAGGTTGTGGCTATGAAAGATTATTGGAAATAAGGTATGGGTTATGACATAAAAAAGGAGTTCACTTTCACTAGTTTTTTGACCCGAACCTGTAGGAATTTCTTCCCCAGAGCATAATTTGTAGATTTTTCCTTCGAAGGAGCTCTGTGGTGTTCAGCATGTTGTTAATCAACAACCAGAAAAAGAATTTATGTTTCAGTTGAGTGCAGGCTTTCCAAAGCCAGGCAATAGCAGGAATGGTTGTAGTCTCCCGAATGAGAATTTTATAGGCCTTGGCAACTGTGAAAGTCATGGCAGCAGAGGGGTATTGCTAACTGTCAGCTTGATCAAATAACACCAAACACAGGATTCAGAGTTTCAGGGTAACAATACGAACCATGTTCTGCAATAGCTACATTAGGCGTGGTCACTGCTCAACTACTAACTGAATCTTTATTTGAAGGTGGTGAAAGGAGTAGTTGGTCGACGTTGAACGTGCAGGCAGGGAGGGGGGAAGAGAAGAGCAGGGAGATACCTTGCTCCGTTGGTCCACCACTACGCCATGCCCAGCCAGGGGTTGGCCTCCAGGAACTCGCGCCGGCGTCGGCAGGGTCGTGGGGGAGCGGCCACCACGACCAAGCCTAGGTCGTCGCGCCGGCGTCTACGACCAGCTCCTAACCCAGGTCCTCGCGCCCGCGGCTCCATCTCGCGACCACTACAACCAAGCACAGCCGGGGTTGCCTCCAGGACCTggccccgccgccgtcgcccagATCCCCGCGCCGGCGCTGCGGGAGGTAGCCGGGCAATTTTTGGACGGTAGTATTCCAGGGCTGCCGCGGTGCGAGGTTCCGCCTGCGGTGCCCATGAGTGTCTACTCGTGAGATGAGGGATCGCGAGATGACATTGCCATGGGGAATTTTCTTGACGGATCTACCCTCGAAGTAACTAACTGGCCCCATCAAAATTTTGTAACGGTCCCGCTGTTATATGTAATTTCTCGTAATTTTAGTTTTGTAACTCCTCGTAATTTCTATTTTCCTACCGTCAGATTAGGCTGGATGGACGGCTCCTAAAATCGCCAATCACTGTAACAGTTGTATATTTACATATCTTTGCTTAAACCATTGATGCTGCATTGACGATTTGCTCCAAATAACCATTGACGCTGCATTGCTGATTTGTCTCGTTTTGTATTCCGGGAAAGTCTCAACCCATTTGGATGTATGGTTTGTGATTAAATAGCCTTTTGAGCTCATATAAATAAACATGTTTATTCAGAAACGATACATCCAAATGGGTTGATATTTTCACAGAATACAAAACGAAACATTTATGATTTATtggattttttttcaatttttcaGATCACTTCAAAAAACTTAGTTCAGTAAATTTTGTACGTTGGATCTTTAATGGATGGCTGATGAAGGGGGGTAAGTCACGATGAGACTTGGCTTCGTGAAGTCACCGAAGCTGCGTCTAGATAGAGTTACTCGTCCATTGACACGTCTGCGGAATATGTTTTTTGAAGAAAGAAAAAGGTTAGATGCCCAacatactactccctccgtttttaaatataagtcttttttagagatttgaacaagtgactacatacgaaacaaaatgagtgaatctaaaCTTTAAAATATATCTACATATATTCGTATGTTTTAGttcatttaaaatgtttaaaaagACTTATAGTTAGAAACGGAGGGAGCAGAATTTTGGCGGGAGAAAGACCACTAGTAGAGTTCTGGCGGGAAAACGGCAGCCGATGGGAAACAGCTGCTCAAACGCGCCGCTCCTTGGCTTCTCGATGAAGCCTCGCTAGTCCAAAATGCGAAAGCTGGTCCGTGGACTACACCACAATGGACCGTATCACTGACGTGTGGCCCCGAGAGCTCTCTCCCGGTG
Coding sequences within it:
- the LOC125536169 gene encoding uncharacterized protein LOC125536169: MPPRHLLRLSAAVSGGLRRSLATAASHPPWAAMCHSAWTVGAPGAQVRLAEPPRVSEVYVPEQLLKTGPLPDPDDDFVQGHGGAVCAASADGLLLLVYAETRLFARIVARQVGRPLRLPPQTDALKSIDPDLVPSVTRFVLNPLTRQITRLPDRVTKFEVSPLFNLRMGLLTQADRGHGPPDRFAVAELQEGDLMLRFLSEKGRWENVAISPCHLPSARRMKIDQPALAFGGRLWWVDVTWGAVSADPFTDRPELSFIELPRGSVLPARSPLPEAEGEVSWSEYRRVDASQGRLRYVEVSRKEPFLLSSFVLDKDATGWTLEHRVALSKLWADGCHPWLPLPAGKTPQIELLDPLDANVVYLTLDKKHVIVVDMNMKMVIGSYLYGNDFSVPCVLPPWLGSSRIPSAGKDTGKHKTL